A genome region from Alphaproteobacteria bacterium includes the following:
- a CDS encoding AarF/ABC1/UbiB kinase family protein has product MTDKKPGKSGREKGHIGRRIKRYAKVSTTMTGLAARLAGQKYLGMDIDKPIHAKQLMESLGELKGPLLKVAQLLATIPNVLPKEYAAEMQKLQSQAPPMGWLFVRRRMIAELGADWESKFKSFEREAAAAASLGQVHRAVTLDGQKVACKLQYPDMVSAVEADLKQLGLIMGVFEKYDNSVSTGEIQKEITDRLYEELDYKLEAKHEALYGFMLQDEDNVHVPTVIPELSTSRLLTSTWLDGGHILDFIKEKPARRNEIAHNLFRAWYVPLYYYGVIHGDPHLGNYQVQKDNSINLLDFGCVRVFPPRFVEGVITLYHALQKQDRDMAVAAYESWGFKGLKKDAIDVLNMWAGFLYGPVLDDAVRPIGVVEQGGVYGREIASKVHAELKKVGGIKVPREFVFMDRAALGLGSVFLHLKAEMNWHDLFNELIADFDVKELASRQKAALRKFDIKAQH; this is encoded by the coding sequence ATGACGGACAAGAAACCGGGAAAATCGGGCCGCGAAAAGGGCCATATCGGGCGGCGCATCAAAAGATACGCCAAGGTCTCGACGACCATGACCGGCCTTGCCGCGCGCCTTGCAGGGCAAAAATACCTCGGCATGGATATCGACAAACCGATCCATGCCAAACAGCTGATGGAGAGCCTGGGCGAGCTGAAGGGCCCGCTGCTCAAGGTCGCGCAGCTGCTGGCCACCATCCCCAACGTGCTGCCCAAGGAATATGCGGCGGAGATGCAGAAATTGCAAAGCCAGGCCCCGCCTATGGGCTGGCTGTTCGTCCGCCGCCGCATGATCGCCGAACTGGGCGCGGATTGGGAATCGAAATTCAAGTCGTTCGAACGCGAAGCCGCCGCTGCCGCATCGCTGGGGCAGGTGCATCGCGCGGTGACGCTGGACGGGCAGAAAGTCGCCTGCAAATTGCAATATCCCGACATGGTATCGGCGGTCGAGGCCGACCTGAAACAGCTCGGCCTCATCATGGGTGTATTTGAAAAATACGATAATTCTGTCAGCACCGGCGAAATACAGAAAGAAATCACCGACCGGCTCTATGAAGAACTCGATTACAAGCTGGAGGCGAAACACGAGGCGCTTTACGGCTTTATGCTGCAGGACGAAGACAATGTGCATGTGCCGACGGTCATTCCCGAACTTTCAACCAGCCGCTTGCTGACCTCTACATGGCTCGATGGCGGGCATATCCTCGATTTCATCAAGGAAAAGCCTGCGCGCCGGAACGAAATCGCGCATAACCTGTTCCGCGCCTGGTATGTGCCGCTGTATTATTACGGGGTTATCCACGGCGACCCGCATCTGGGCAATTATCAGGTGCAAAAAGACAACTCCATCAACCTGCTCGATTTCGGCTGCGTGCGCGTTTTTCCGCCGCGTTTCGTCGAAGGCGTCATCACGCTTTATCACGCGCTTCAAAAGCAGGATCGCGACATGGCGGTCGCGGCCTATGAAAGCTGGGGCTTCAAGGGGCTGAAAAAAGACGCAATCGACGTGCTCAATATGTGGGCGGGGTTCCTTTATGGTCCGGTGCTCGACGATGCCGTGCGCCCGATCGGCGTGGTGGAGCAGGGCGGGGTATATGGCCGCGAGATTGCCTCCAAGGTGCATGCCGAGCTGAAGAAAGTCGGCGGCATCAAGGTGCCCCGCGAATTCGTCTTTATGGATCGTGCGGCGCTCGGCCTTGGCTCCGTCTTCCTGCACCTCAAGGCCGAAATGAACTGGCACGACCTGTTCAACGAATTGATCGCCGATTTCGACGTGAAGGAACTGGCCAGCCGCCAGAAAGCCGCGCTACGTAAATTCGATATCAAGGCACAGCACTAA
- a CDS encoding M3 family oligoendopeptidase encodes MTDTTRPRQEKLPRWDLRDLFPSQDSKEFTAAFADIETATAKFAATFSGKVAKLSGQNLGDAIEQFEKISESIARVATYIELTRSIDNEQSAWAQDASDRLRKSSESLLFFTLEINKIKEADLLQKIAAPKLAQYAPWIGRVRSMREHQLSDAAEKFQHQMEPVAEEAWRRLYNQMMIDLRVTVRGKEMTEAEAVNIIDTSTDAKLRREAYNAFGRELGENKKAFALITNTLADLKSVDDRWRNFEKPESRQHLENQIDQETVDALLKAVRDNYAKTSHRYYAWKAKKAGVARLHPADRNAPLPGEANTRYTWDEAKEIVLAGFGKISPEMEKIGREFFDKGWIDAEPRAGKDSGGFAHPAVPSAHPYILLNFFGSAADVMTLAHELGHGIHQVMASKQGFLKSDTPLTLAETASVFGEMIVFRELLGREDDLVARRNMLAEKVEGMLNTVNRQAAFFTFEQKLHEERREKGELSPERISDIWQQTQKDSLGPAVNLDVPGAENFWMYVPHFIHTPFYVYAYSFGDCMVNALYDEYTKAPDKQVFIEKYEDMLKAGGTRRHEVALAEFGFDTTDPQFWKKGLAVIERYIDEVEQLDRRIDAIHKTHQDFKNAAGEVSDLKRAVNDDKPHAVDPPSNRHARKGPKMGGG; translated from the coding sequence ATGACGGATACGACAAGGCCAAGACAGGAAAAACTCCCGCGCTGGGATTTGCGCGACCTGTTCCCGTCGCAGGATTCAAAAGAATTCACCGCCGCCTTCGCCGATATCGAAACAGCGACCGCCAAATTCGCCGCAACTTTTTCCGGCAAGGTCGCCAAACTGTCCGGCCAGAATCTGGGCGACGCCATCGAGCAGTTCGAAAAAATTTCCGAATCCATCGCGCGCGTTGCGACGTATATCGAACTCACGCGTTCGATTGACAACGAACAAAGCGCATGGGCGCAGGATGCATCCGACCGGCTGCGCAAATCGTCGGAATCTCTTTTGTTTTTTACCCTTGAAATCAACAAGATCAAGGAAGCCGACCTGCTGCAGAAAATTGCCGCGCCCAAGCTTGCGCAGTATGCGCCGTGGATCGGCCGCGTGCGCTCCATGCGCGAACACCAGCTGTCGGACGCGGCCGAAAAATTCCAGCACCAGATGGAACCCGTCGCCGAAGAAGCCTGGCGCCGGCTTTACAACCAGATGATGATCGACCTGCGCGTGACTGTGCGCGGCAAGGAGATGACCGAGGCCGAAGCCGTCAACATCATCGACACCTCGACCGACGCGAAACTGCGCCGCGAAGCCTATAACGCCTTCGGCCGCGAGTTGGGCGAGAATAAAAAGGCCTTCGCGCTCATCACCAACACGCTTGCCGACCTGAAATCGGTCGATGACCGCTGGCGCAATTTCGAAAAACCTGAATCGCGCCAGCATCTTGAAAACCAGATCGATCAGGAAACGGTCGATGCGCTGCTGAAGGCCGTGCGCGATAACTACGCCAAAACGTCGCACCGCTATTACGCATGGAAAGCGAAAAAAGCGGGCGTCGCGCGCCTGCACCCCGCCGACCGGAATGCGCCGCTGCCGGGCGAAGCGAATACGCGCTATACATGGGACGAAGCAAAAGAAATCGTGCTGGCAGGATTTGGCAAGATTTCACCGGAAATGGAAAAGATCGGCCGCGAATTTTTCGACAAGGGCTGGATCGATGCTGAACCCCGCGCAGGGAAAGACAGTGGCGGTTTCGCCCATCCCGCTGTGCCGTCGGCGCATCCCTATATCCTGCTCAATTTCTTCGGCTCGGCCGCCGATGTGATGACGCTGGCGCATGAACTGGGGCATGGCATCCATCAGGTGATGGCATCGAAGCAGGGGTTCTTGAAATCCGACACGCCGCTGACGCTCGCCGAAACCGCCAGCGTATTCGGCGAAATGATCGTGTTCCGCGAACTGCTGGGGCGCGAAGACGACTTGGTCGCGCGCCGCAACATGCTGGCCGAAAAGGTCGAAGGCATGCTGAACACCGTTAACCGGCAGGCGGCGTTTTTTACCTTTGAACAAAAACTTCACGAAGAACGTCGCGAAAAAGGCGAGCTGTCGCCGGAGCGTATTTCCGACATCTGGCAGCAGACGCAGAAGGATAGTCTGGGCCCCGCCGTCAACCTCGATGTGCCGGGCGCGGAAAATTTCTGGATGTATGTGCCGCATTTCATCCATACGCCGTTCTATGTCTACGCCTATTCCTTCGGCGACTGCATGGTGAACGCACTGTATGACGAATACACCAAAGCGCCCGACAAACAGGTCTTTATCGAGAAATACGAAGATATGCTGAAGGCGGGCGGCACAAGGCGGCACGAAGTCGCGTTGGCCGAATTCGGGTTTGATACCACCGATCCGCAATTCTGGAAGAAGGGATTGGCGGTTATCGAGCGTTATATCGACGAGGTCGAACAACTGGACCGCCGCATCGACGCGATCCACAAAACGCATCAGGATTTTAAAAACGCGGCGGGCGAGGTTTCCGACCTGAAACGCGCCGTGAACGACGACAAGCCCCATGCCGTCGATCCGCCCTCGAACCGGCATGCCCGCAAGGGGCCGAAAATGGGGGGCGGATGA
- a CDS encoding GGDEF domain-containing protein, whose amino-acid sequence MLFSGKKNKIGLLCAEIVTQSDDAVVIVDNSHRIVLFNHGAELMFGYPEKETRGERLDLLMPERFQLQNEAILEEIGAETTGKISQQRRTRQLHCRRKDGNEFTASAQILRLTQGGAIYYAAIFRDISQSKKTEEELLRLAATDPLTGAYNRREFSLMVEREALRSHRYHHPLSLIMFDLDLFKKLNDSYGHSAGDKALQRFTALCTNTLRNVDIFGRWGGEEFVALLPETDIEGASIIAERLRKIVGESVLTYNEHKISFTVSIGIAQFKDGETTIEGPLSRADSAVYDAKKAGRNRISAFRN is encoded by the coding sequence ATGCTGTTCAGCGGTAAAAAGAACAAAATCGGCCTGTTATGCGCGGAAATCGTCACCCAGTCGGATGATGCCGTGGTGATCGTTGATAACAGCCACCGCATCGTCCTGTTTAACCACGGGGCCGAGCTGATGTTTGGCTACCCCGAAAAGGAAACCCGCGGGGAGCGGCTCGATTTGCTGATGCCCGAGCGGTTCCAGCTGCAAAACGAGGCAATACTGGAAGAAATCGGCGCGGAAACCACCGGCAAGATATCCCAGCAGCGCCGTACCCGCCAGCTGCACTGCCGCCGCAAGGACGGCAACGAATTCACGGCCAGCGCGCAGATCCTGCGGCTGACGCAGGGCGGCGCGATTTACTACGCCGCCATCTTCCGCGACATCAGCCAGAGCAAGAAGACGGAAGAAGAACTGCTGCGTCTTGCCGCCACCGATCCGCTGACAGGTGCGTATAACCGCCGCGAATTTTCGCTGATGGTGGAGCGGGAAGCCCTGCGTTCGCACCGCTACCACCATCCGCTCTCGCTCATCATGTTCGACCTCGACCTGTTCAAAAAGCTGAACGATAGCTACGGCCATTCGGCAGGCGACAAGGCGCTGCAGCGTTTCACCGCGCTCTGCACGAACACTTTACGGAATGTTGATATTTTCGGCCGCTGGGGCGGCGAAGAATTCGTGGCGCTGCTGCCCGAAACCGATATCGAGGGCGCGAGTATCATTGCCGAGCGTTTACGTAAAATTGTCGGCGAAAGCGTGCTGACCTATAACGAACATAAAATCAGCTTCACCGTCTCGATCGGCATCGCCCAGTTCAAGGACGGTGAAACCACCATCGAAGGCCCGCTCAGCCGTGCCGACAGCGCGGTCTATGACGCAAAAAAGGCCGGCCGCAACCGCATCTCTGCCTTCCGCAACTAA
- a CDS encoding COQ9 family protein, with translation MAKKSAKTSPDLRRRIFEAALPDVAFDGWTDEVLARAAKKLKLDDDAVDEAFPKGPVSLAEYFAEWADDRMAEKLQPKKLADMRIRDRVAFCVRTRLEILTPHRQALSSALAFLAMPPRNLVLPKMVWRTADTIWRACGDTSTDYNHYTKRLLLSGVQSSTALYWLNDKSDGFEKTWAFLASRIDDVMKIGGAIGKLKSGAEQAKEKVKARAKGARARG, from the coding sequence ATGGCCAAGAAATCCGCAAAAACCTCCCCCGACCTGCGCCGCCGCATATTCGAGGCCGCGTTGCCCGACGTCGCTTTCGACGGCTGGACGGACGAGGTGCTGGCGCGCGCGGCAAAAAAACTGAAACTGGATGACGATGCGGTGGATGAAGCTTTCCCCAAGGGGCCGGTGTCGCTCGCCGAATATTTCGCCGAATGGGCGGATGACCGCATGGCCGAAAAACTGCAGCCGAAAAAACTGGCCGACATGCGCATCCGCGACCGCGTGGCCTTCTGCGTGCGCACGCGGCTTGAAATTTTGACCCCGCACCGCCAGGCGCTGTCATCCGCGCTGGCATTCCTGGCGATGCCGCCCCGCAACCTTGTGCTGCCGAAAATGGTGTGGCGCACGGCGGATACTATCTGGCGCGCCTGCGGCGACACATCGACCGATTACAACCATTACACCAAACGCCTGCTGCTGTCGGGCGTGCAGTCGTCGACCGCGTTGTACTGGCTGAACGACAAATCCGACGGTTTCGAGAAAACCTGGGCCTTCCTTGCTAGCCGCATCGATGATGTGATGAAGATCGGCGGCGCGATCGGCAAGCTGAAATCCGGCGCGGAACAGGCGAAGGAAAAGGTAAAGGCGCGTGCGAAAGGCGCACGGGCGCGCGGATGA
- a CDS encoding tetratricopeptide repeat protein, protein MMWGFYIIASALTAGVVIKIMMTLANRGRFRHAGAPAGIDKQLSTVLAVILPLGALAVYLPLGRPDLPSSPAIFSNIEETYLRQEALMKARPYQILVEQNPDDLGALLQLATINFRTGDFRQSVQFYKRAVVQAQKTDNPLLRVYAVSLGEVQVLASNGTVGEDAVGTFEYVLTLYPESPIARYYLALAKAQHGDPATAISEWEALLGEGAPRAYWKVQVRDAIGKARAQLRAKGRD, encoded by the coding sequence ATGATGTGGGGTTTTTATATCATCGCCTCCGCGCTGACGGCGGGTGTCGTGATCAAGATCATGATGACGCTGGCCAATCGCGGCCGCTTCCGTCATGCGGGTGCGCCTGCGGGCATCGACAAACAGCTTTCGACGGTGCTGGCGGTTATCCTGCCTCTGGGCGCGCTGGCGGTCTATCTGCCGCTCGGCCGTCCGGACCTGCCGTCATCGCCTGCGATTTTTTCGAATATCGAAGAAACCTACTTGCGGCAGGAAGCGCTGATGAAGGCGCGCCCCTACCAGATATTGGTCGAGCAGAACCCCGACGATCTTGGTGCGCTGCTGCAGCTGGCCACCATCAACTTCCGCACCGGCGATTTCAGGCAGTCGGTGCAGTTCTATAAACGCGCTGTCGTGCAGGCGCAAAAGACCGATAATCCGCTGCTGCGCGTCTATGCCGTGTCGTTGGGCGAGGTGCAGGTGCTGGCATCAAACGGCACGGTCGGCGAGGATGCGGTCGGCACATTTGAATATGTCCTGACGCTATATCCCGAAAGCCCGATTGCGCGTTATTACCTTGCGCTTGCCAAGGCGCAGCACGGCGATCCTGCAACCGCCATTTCCGAATGGGAAGCACTGCTGGGCGAAGGTGCGCCGCGCGCCTATTGGAAGGTGCAGGTGCGCGACGCGATCGGCAAGGCGCGCGCGCAGTTGAGGGCCAAGGGGCGGGATTAA
- a CDS encoding cytochrome c-type biogenesis protein CcmH produces the protein MKAWAVIFLLLFSCPAFAVQPDEMLKDPVMETRAREISKQLRCLVCQGEDIDESNAGLAGDIRRLVRERLTAGDSDAAVLAFVQERYGDYVLMKPPVKPATWLLWGAPLLVLLAGLAIGLRYLKRLPKGGE, from the coding sequence ATGAAGGCATGGGCGGTCATTTTTCTGCTGCTGTTTTCCTGCCCCGCTTTCGCGGTGCAGCCGGACGAAATGCTGAAAGACCCCGTGATGGAAACGCGCGCGCGCGAAATTTCAAAACAGCTGCGTTGCCTTGTTTGCCAGGGGGAGGATATCGACGAATCGAATGCGGGACTGGCGGGTGATATCCGCCGGCTGGTGCGCGAGCGCCTGACCGCCGGCGACAGCGACGCGGCGGTGCTGGCCTTCGTGCAGGAGCGCTATGGCGATTACGTGCTGATGAAACCGCCGGTGAAGCCCGCGACCTGGCTTTTGTGGGGAGCGCCGCTTTTGGTGCTGCTGGCGGGGCTCGCTATCGGCCTGCGTTACCTGAAACGCCTGCCCAAAGGCGGTGAATGA
- a CDS encoding DsbE family thiol:disulfide interchange protein, whose translation MKLRTFIPFGIFICMIGLFAVPLLQGKDPAILPSAMIGKKMPAFTLPVAVGVGQLSASDMVQDNKPFLVNFFASWCATCRGEQQVLSAFAQKTGVAVYGIDYKDTKKDVAAWLERHGNPFRATGFDAEGRVAIDFGVYGVPETFLIGGDGIIRYKHVGALTQADMDRVFGPLLEKTK comes from the coding sequence ATGAAGCTGCGCACGTTTATCCCTTTCGGTATTTTTATCTGCATGATCGGGCTGTTCGCCGTGCCGCTTTTGCAGGGCAAGGATCCCGCCATCCTGCCCTCCGCCATGATCGGCAAGAAAATGCCGGCATTTACGCTGCCTGTTGCGGTTGGCGTCGGGCAGCTATCGGCATCGGATATGGTGCAGGACAACAAGCCCTTCCTTGTCAATTTCTTCGCGTCATGGTGTGCGACGTGCAGGGGCGAACAACAGGTGCTGTCGGCATTCGCGCAAAAAACCGGCGTCGCCGTCTATGGTATTGATTACAAGGACACGAAAAAAGACGTCGCAGCATGGCTGGAACGCCACGGCAATCCGTTCCGTGCCACGGGATTCGACGCCGAAGGCCGCGTCGCGATCGATTTCGGCGTGTATGGCGTGCCGGAAACATTCCTGATCGGCGGCGACGGTATCATCCGCTACAAACATGTCGGCGCGCTGACGCAGGCGGATATGGACAGGGTTTTCGGCCCCTTGCTGGAGAAAACGAAATGA
- a CDS encoding heme lyase CcmF/NrfE family subunit produces MIIELAHYALSLAFALSLVLAAVPMWGAHAGRLSWMALARPMAVSLCGLMTIALFGLIHAYALSDFSVLNVQQNSHTLKPWIYKISGAWGNHEGSMLLWGWMLSVWGFFLVTRGLKLPPALQAGVLSVLGLVTAGFLLYILVASNPFLRLDPSPREGMDLNPVLQDPLLAIHPPVLYAGYVGFSVAFCFAIAALVEKKVDAEWASQLRPWVLAAWVFMTLGIMLGATWAYYELGWGGFWFWDPVENASLMPWLAGTALLHSVAALEKRGSLKIWTVFLCILAFTLSLLGTFLVRSGVLTSVHSFAADPTRGIFILALLGLTTGGALLLYGLRAPHIAIGTGFKPVSRETGILLNNIFLFTFCATVFMGTLYPIFLSALDLGSISVGAPYFTATLTPLLVPFAILMGIGPLLAWRESSLASLRAKLYLPLALTFALAAWVAFMPWPDRFFTVTMFACAGWILFTTLADLVRKTHRFTAVRSMPPAYYGMIVAHAGIAVLLMGVTAATVWKEEKILWMTTNDTVTFAGKTVTFIGIRPDVGKNFTVERAILSLQGAGDEAPVFLLPEKRWYPAQERELSETALRADGFAIDYAVMGDQDKQNPFRRVIRLYHHPLVLWVLLGALMIATGGLMALASPAVRKVKS; encoded by the coding sequence GTGATCATCGAACTCGCCCATTATGCGCTGTCGCTGGCCTTCGCGCTGTCGCTTGTGCTGGCGGCGGTGCCGATGTGGGGCGCGCATGCGGGGCGGCTGTCATGGATGGCGCTGGCGCGCCCGATGGCGGTGTCGCTCTGCGGTCTCATGACGATTGCGCTGTTCGGCCTTATTCACGCCTATGCCCTGTCGGATTTTTCGGTGCTGAACGTGCAGCAGAACAGCCATACGCTGAAACCGTGGATCTATAAAATCAGCGGTGCCTGGGGCAACCACGAAGGCTCGATGCTGCTCTGGGGCTGGATGCTGTCGGTCTGGGGGTTCTTCCTTGTCACGCGCGGGCTGAAACTGCCGCCTGCGCTGCAGGCAGGCGTGCTGTCGGTGCTGGGGCTCGTCACCGCGGGTTTTCTCCTTTATATCCTTGTCGCCTCCAACCCTTTCCTGCGCCTCGACCCGTCGCCGCGCGAAGGGATGGACCTGAACCCCGTGCTGCAGGACCCGCTGCTGGCGATACACCCGCCGGTTCTGTATGCGGGCTATGTCGGTTTTTCGGTCGCGTTCTGTTTTGCGATCGCGGCGCTGGTCGAGAAAAAGGTCGATGCAGAATGGGCATCGCAGCTGCGCCCCTGGGTGCTGGCGGCATGGGTGTTTATGACGCTGGGCATCATGCTGGGCGCGACTTGGGCCTATTACGAACTGGGCTGGGGCGGCTTCTGGTTCTGGGACCCGGTCGAAAACGCGTCGCTGATGCCGTGGCTGGCGGGCACGGCGCTGCTGCATTCCGTCGCCGCCCTTGAAAAACGCGGCAGCCTGAAGATATGGACGGTGTTCCTGTGCATTCTTGCCTTCACATTGTCGCTGCTGGGCACGTTCCTCGTGCGCTCCGGCGTTCTGACCTCGGTGCATTCATTTGCGGCTGACCCGACGCGGGGGATTTTCATCCTTGCGCTGCTAGGGCTCACGACGGGCGGGGCGCTGCTGCTTTACGGGCTGCGCGCGCCGCATATCGCGATCGGCACAGGGTTCAAACCTGTCAGCCGGGAAACGGGCATCTTGCTGAATAATATTTTCCTGTTCACTTTTTGCGCAACGGTGTTCATGGGCACGCTCTATCCCATTTTCCTCTCCGCGCTCGATCTTGGCAGCATTTCGGTGGGCGCGCCTTATTTCACCGCGACGCTGACGCCGCTGCTGGTGCCCTTTGCGATACTGATGGGCATCGGGCCCTTGCTGGCATGGCGTGAATCGTCGCTTGCGTCGCTGCGCGCGAAGCTGTACCTGCCGCTTGCGCTCACTTTCGCGCTGGCGGCGTGGGTCGCCTTTATGCCGTGGCCGGACCGGTTTTTCACCGTCACCATGTTCGCCTGCGCGGGCTGGATATTGTTCACGACGCTGGCCGATCTTGTGCGCAAAACGCACAGGTTCACGGCGGTACGCAGCATGCCGCCCGCCTATTACGGCATGATCGTGGCGCATGCGGGCATCGCTGTGCTGCTGATGGGCGTGACGGCGGCGACCGTCTGGAAAGAAGAAAAAATCCTCTGGATGACGACCAACGATACCGTGACATTCGCGGGCAAGACGGTCACTTTCATCGGCATCCGCCCCGATGTCGGCAAGAATTTCACCGTCGAGCGCGCGATACTGTCGCTGCAGGGCGCGGGCGACGAAGCGCCGGTTTTCCTGCTGCCCGAAAAACGCTGGTATCCCGCGCAGGAGCGCGAGCTGAGCGAAACCGCGCTGCGCGCCGACGGCTTCGCGATCGATTACGCCGTCATGGGCGATCAGGATAAACAGAACCCGTTCCGCCGCGTGATCCGGCTTTACCACCATCCGCTGGTGCTGTGGGTGCTGCTGGGCGCGCTGATGATCGCAACGGGCGGTTTGATGGCGCTTGCATCGCCGGCCGTGCGCAAGGTGAAATCATGA
- the ccmE gene encoding cytochrome c maturation protein CcmE, translating to MAMNKKERLQFTLLILCALGLATAIALFALRKNVSYFFTPQQLHELRSMDDARVKDGKVFRLGGLVKPGSLEKTSHDLLIKFTVTDDLRDQKVEYKGIAPDLFREGQGVVATGSLQNDVFVATVLLAKHDEKYTPPELAKEMKKLHSEKTGDPDNKKAGKPE from the coding sequence ATGGCAATGAATAAAAAAGAACGCCTGCAATTCACGCTCCTGATCCTCTGCGCGCTGGGGCTTGCGACGGCGATCGCGCTGTTCGCGCTGCGCAAAAACGTGTCGTATTTCTTCACGCCGCAGCAGCTGCATGAACTGCGCAGCATGGACGACGCGCGCGTGAAGGACGGCAAGGTGTTCCGGCTGGGCGGGCTTGTGAAACCGGGCAGCCTTGAAAAAACATCGCACGACCTGCTGATCAAGTTCACCGTAACCGACGACCTGCGCGACCAGAAGGTGGAATACAAGGGCATCGCGCCCGACCTGTTCCGCGAAGGGCAGGGCGTGGTCGCAACCGGCAGCCTGCAAAACGACGTATTCGTGGCAACCGTGCTGCTGGCCAAGCATGACGAAAAATACACGCCGCCGGAACTGGCCAAGGAAATGAAAAAACTTCACAGCGAAAAAACGGGCGATCCGGATAATAAAAAAGCGGGCAAGCCCGAGTGA
- the ccmD gene encoding heme exporter protein CcmD has translation MSGEYANFIMAAYGITGIVLAGLVIVSLRAWSRVKKDGNE, from the coding sequence ATGAGCGGGGAATACGCAAATTTCATCATGGCGGCCTATGGCATCACCGGCATCGTGCTGGCGGGGCTGGTCATTGTTTCGCTGCGCGCATGGTCGAGGGTAAAAAAAGATGGCAATGAATAA
- a CDS encoding heme ABC transporter permease codes for MTALSTSGSIIGRFANPGRFLALAKYVLPVAWLATLGFFAAGLYVAFFDSPPDYQQGETVRIMYIHVPAAWMALFTYVTMAAAAFVGLIWRHVLAELYAKAVAPVGACFTFICLVTGSLWGKPMWGAWWVWDARLTSVLVLFFLYVGYMVLVDAFDDEQRGINAGAGLLLAGVINIPIIKFSVDWWNTLHQPASIIRMDGATVDKSMLLPLALMAGAFHCLFIALAFFRLRTEVFARKARTATLRGAA; via the coding sequence ATGACGGCTTTGTCCACCAGCGGCAGCATTATCGGGCGTTTCGCCAATCCGGGCCGGTTTCTGGCGCTGGCGAAATATGTGCTGCCTGTCGCATGGCTGGCCACGCTGGGCTTTTTCGCCGCAGGATTATATGTGGCGTTTTTCGATTCACCGCCTGATTACCAGCAGGGCGAAACCGTGCGCATCATGTATATCCATGTGCCCGCCGCATGGATGGCGCTGTTCACCTATGTCACTATGGCGGCCGCGGCATTTGTGGGGCTTATCTGGCGGCATGTGCTGGCGGAATTATACGCCAAGGCGGTCGCGCCCGTGGGTGCCTGCTTTACGTTCATCTGCCTTGTCACCGGATCGCTGTGGGGCAAGCCGATGTGGGGCGCCTGGTGGGTCTGGGATGCGCGGCTGACTTCCGTGCTGGTGCTGTTTTTCCTGTATGTCGGCTACATGGTGCTGGTCGACGCGTTTGACGACGAACAACGCGGCATCAACGCGGGCGCCGGCTTGCTGCTGGCGGGCGTGATCAATATTCCGATCATCAAGTTTTCCGTCGATTGGTGGAACACGCTGCACCAGCCGGCCAGCATCATCCGCATGGACGGCGCGACGGTCGATAAATCGATGCTGCTGCCGCTGGCGCTGATGGCGGGGGCGTTCCATTGCCTGTTCATCGCGCTGGCATTTTTCCGGCTGCGCACCGAAGTGTTCGCGCGCAAGGCGCGCACGGCTACCTTAAGGGGCGCGGCATGA
- the ccmB gene encoding heme exporter protein CcmB has translation MRVICAIVTRDLRLFAARGSEFVATLFFFVIVASLFPFALAQDPAALQKSAAAIIWVCGLLAGLLSLDTVFTRDAEDGTLDLFMMSPAPPWQAALAKMISHWLLSGLPLVMAAFPVSVMLGVPLEKAGLLCASLALGTIYMSWLGIAGSALTLGSRRSGLLLAVLVLPLLIPMLILGVMAAEASLADAPVSAYLLLQTALVVAILPLAPAVASAFLKLHLRS, from the coding sequence ATGAGGGTGATTTGCGCCATCGTGACGCGTGATTTGCGCCTGTTCGCCGCGCGCGGGTCGGAATTCGTCGCGACCCTGTTTTTCTTCGTGATTGTCGCCAGTCTGTTCCCCTTCGCGCTGGCGCAGGATCCTGCGGCGCTGCAAAAATCGGCGGCGGCCATCATCTGGGTTTGCGGGCTGCTGGCGGGGCTGCTGTCGCTGGATACCGTGTTCACCCGCGATGCCGAAGACGGCACGCTGGATTTATTCATGATGTCGCCTGCCCCGCCGTGGCAGGCCGCGCTTGCCAAAATGATATCGCATTGGTTGTTGTCCGGCTTGCCTTTAGTCATGGCGGCGTTTCCGGTTTCTGTCATGCTGGGCGTGCCGCTGGAAAAAGCCGGCCTGCTCTGCGCCTCGCTTGCGCTTGGCACTATATATATGAGCTGGCTGGGGATTGCGGGTTCGGCGCTGACGCTGGGCAGCCGCAGGTCGGGGCTTTTGCTGGCGGTGCTGGTGCTGCCGCTCCTGATTCCCATGTTAATTCTGGGGGTTATGGCGGCCGAAGCCAGCCTTGCGGATGCGCCGGTATCGGCCTATCTTTTGCTGCAAACGGCGCTGGTGGTGGCGATACTGCCCCTGGCGCCCGCCGTGGCATCGGCGTTTTTGAAACTGCATTTGAGGTCATGA